GtattggataccagaagccagtGCCAAAAATGATCTGCAGCCAGGAACAGGATGTGgcaaaatatatatctaaaaaattacataattaattacataaatatacatgtagactttaaatttgtgtgtatatttatgtaatctttttacataattatgtcattttactaattacaatttgagggacctgcctgacaacccaggcagaaagtccagagaatgtaatttgcaATTTAAGTTTGCATtggcaccataaaacctgtacatggtgggtactgctTTACTTGTCAGTCTTTGCTGAACATAAATCTAtgtgtttcagaacagtaaaacttatcatgacGATGATATCCTCAGTAGAATTGCAgcattagtgtaaaaaaaaaaaatgcaaaaaaacaaatatgaacgcttaaCTTTGACTAGGGTTTGTGAATAAGtgcctgccaaaaaaaaaaaaaaaaaaaggacaccccattttaaattcccttgattgtctactttttcatatgttatgccataatgggggttattttcattcctgggcggcCATATGGTCTAAAAGAcaacaatctggcaaatttcaacatGTAATAACTGAAAAGGGGaaaaccttatatttgaaatatatCCAAACTAAATTGAATTATCTCTGCATTTACCTTAGCCTTCTGATTCACAAGTTAAATATCTACATTTTCTAGAATGGTGGAATCATCCAAAACTGTCCTAGTCTTGAAAGCTTAATGttataaagataaatataataCCCATATGCATATGCTTCTTACATACCATACCTGCAACCCTAGCAACATTTTTCTCTCCTTATCAATCTAATCTATTATTATAAGATTTGTCTGGGTTGGGAAAAATCATGGTTTTGTTATCACTTACTGACCAGGCATAACAGGTAGGGTAGGCATATCCTAAAGGTCAATAAGTGTCAGATCAGTAAGactgcttccagttcagctagttTGGCCTTAAAAAAGAAAGTCAatctgaattcactttgaaatttcaGAAGTTCTCACTGTATTCAATACCTGATTTTAATTGCAACCTTCATGAATCATTTTCAGGCtcatttacaaaagtgagaattggaAGTTTGACATTTCAAGTCAAAATACCTGAACTGGAGTAAATAAGTCAGACATGTTTCCAGTTCTgttactctgaccttaaatttgaaatgctctttgaattctcattttaattaaaaaaacaacaatgtttaTTGTGAAAATGTTAAGATGATTCAAGGGGTAAGTATTGACGTATATGTAGAACAATTTTGCCATCGTTTTGCTAACTTGTTACCTAGTAGTCATCACTTGCTCAGTTTATTCAGTTGAtttcattgtttttgtttgtatagaaCCTCAGCAGAATTAATGACCTGGAATATGtgattgtaattaaaaaaaaaaaatcgaatttAATCATAACAAACTTAATAAAATTACATGGATTACATGGAAGTAGATTTTTCAAGGAAACATTTAAATGGAGGTTGATTGTAACAAGAACATTGATTTTAATCCTAATAaagagcaataataataatattttgattgtaTGATCTATTTCAAACAAAAATGAAGGAAAAGACAAGTATGATAAAAGGCTTCATGCAGCAGGGTAAACAAAAATGTCTTGGGAATCTTTAGAAATATACAGTAACAGCCAACTGACAAAGGCTATCAATATAGAGAGCCATCTTCATTATGACAGTGGTATTGTGAACTATGTCTAACAGTAGAAAGTGCATCATGTTTACATCGACAGCAACACTTTAGTAAGTTTTTTAAATGTCTTCTAAATTTGATCCCAACAAAGGCATACAATATAGGATTTAAACAACAATGAGACATTGCTATTTTTTCACtaacatattttgcataatcaatttttttaataaactcacAGTCATTAAAAATATTTTGCTGATTTAAAGAGTGAAGTAGCATAATTATATTGTACGGTGACCAACTTAAAAAATATACCACAACTATGATAAGAATTAGTTTAACTGGCTTGTGATTTCGTTGAGATTGAGATTTAAGTAATgtctttattatattaaaataacaaaagatGATGACAGAAAAGGttataaggaaaaaaatattctgttgaTAATTGCTGACCAACTCCGGGATTTTTTCATTGTACTCACATCTGTTAAAACCAGCATATTTAGTCTCAACTTGGAAAATTATTACAGGAACTGATGCACTTATACTTAGGAACCAGGCTATTACGCTGGTCATTATTTTAAAAGCAGGTCTTCTGGTTTTCAGTGCAGACAACGGATCCACGACTGCAAGGTAGCGATGATAAGTCATGAATGTCAAGAAAATAATTCCACTGTAGAATCCAACTGAGAAAAGAGCATTGAATGTTTTGCAAGCCACTTCTCCGAAAATCCACCCTTGTCTGTGGTACACAATAAAAAATGGAAGGCATAATGTTAAAATCAGATCTGCAATGGACAGATTAAAGATGAAAACATTTGTCACAGATTCGAAATTTTCATAAGCGATGAGGACCCATAACACAaggccatttccaattatgctgAAGATAAAAATGAATGAATTCAAAATAGTAGTAAGAAGAGTAGCAAATGCTGAAACATCTTCTTTGTCACAAGCTTGCTCCCACATGTAATAATCTGATATGCCAGTGATGTCAGTTACATTTTCCATCTCGTACATTGGAACAATAGAACACACAGGTCAACCTGTACAAAAGAAAACACAATATATTAAAATTGTAATCATTACTCAATTTTCATATATTGTTATGGTCGTCTTACCTTTAAAACAAAGAAGATGATAAATGATTTCCAACAGAATTTCACATctctaatatataaatataccacCTTACTTCTCATTTTCTTTTGACTTCACCTTTGTGAAACTACCTGAAAATATGTCATGAGGGTGGGTATTTAAACTATAATAGTCAGCATAATCTTAGGGGATTTTGTGAACAATTAactactttaaccctttaaggacacccaTTCAAAAGTTTTTAATTCACTCAAGGACACAAGacatttttcaatgttttgctgtttgtgttcaaccgtaatttgcatctttctcacttattgcaccaacacatattaaccccttaaggactgagccaaatgtacaccgttgtgatcaaaacaaaacctggcatttgcgctatatgtctgtccaactgtaatttacctctttcatattcaggggaaacagggcattCATTtatcatcaaatatttagctatgaaacataccgtatatactcgagtataagccgagtttttcagcaaattttttgtgctgaaaaactccaactcggcttatactcgagtcactgactgtattatggcaatttgcattgccataatacagacagggggctgtgggggctgcagagatcttacttacctctcctgcagctcctgtcagctctctcctcctccgcggcggtccgttcagcacctcggtcagctcccagtgtaagtctcgcgagagccgcggggtcatagtgcggctctcgcgagacttacagtgtgagctgacagagaagctacacggaccagcgcggaggagaagggagctgacaggagctgcaggagaggtaagtgctctccgccagcccccctcccccccactgaactaccaatgccactggaccaccagggaaggagagcccccctccctgccatgtatcaagcagggaggggggacgaaaaaaaaatattaatataataaaataaaataatatttataaaataaaaataataaaaaaataatattaaaataataatttaaaaataaataataataattaatataatataataaatattaataatagtaattaattaataaaaacaataatcaaaatgcccaccccccaccaacacatacacaaacacacactgcatcacacacactcacacttcattcatatacacacactgcactcgcacacacacacacacactgcacacacacacacacacatacgcacacatactgtacacatacacacatacgcacacactgcattcatacacacacacactgcattcatacacacacacacactgcactcatacacacatacacacacactgcacacatacgcacacactgcattcatacgcacacactgcattcatacacacacactgcatttattatatacacacactgtaaataaatattcaattaacaatttttttaggatctaattttatttagaaatttacaagtacaagctgctgcatttcccaccctagtcttaaactcgagtcaatacgttttcccagtttttgggggtaaaattaggggtctcgacttatattcgggtcgacttatactctagtGTATATATgggtagttgttgtttttttaaatatttatttttaaaataatttacaacatGCAATTTGAAGGGAATTTAAATTAACACTTGGTCACT
The nucleotide sequence above comes from Pelobates fuscus isolate aPelFus1 chromosome 4, aPelFus1.pri, whole genome shotgun sequence. Encoded proteins:
- the LOC134607989 gene encoding chemokine XC receptor 1-like; its protein translation is MYEMENVTDITGISDYYMWEQACDKEDVSAFATLLTTILNSFIFIFSIIGNGLVLWVLIAYENFESVTNVFIFNLSIADLILTLCLPFFIVYHRQGWIFGEVACKTFNALFSVGFYSGIIFLTFMTYHRYLAVVDPLSALKTRRPAFKIMTSVIAWFLSISASVPVIIFQVETKYAGFNRCEYNEKIPELVSNYQQNIFFLITFSVIIFCYFNIIKTLLKSQSQRNHKPVKLILIIVVVYFLSWSPYNIIMLLHSLNQQNIFNDCEFIKKIDYAKYVSEKIAMSHCCLNPILYAFVGIKFRRHLKNLLKCCCRCKHDALSTVRHSSQYHCHNEDGSLY